From Salinirubellus salinus, the proteins below share one genomic window:
- a CDS encoding pyridoxamine 5'-phosphate oxidase family protein has translation MFPVSGDWTAAQTEAYLTERRIPIRLACRTPNGGLWMLSLWYILRDGALHCATGASADVVRYLRADPGVAFEVSDNEPPYCGVRGAGQVTLEPDEDKELLRELMERYLGGTDHSLGQRLLQPEREEVHLRIEPERAYTWDFGERMADVVAEADD, from the coding sequence GTGTTCCCCGTCAGCGGCGACTGGACGGCGGCCCAGACCGAGGCCTACCTCACGGAGCGTCGCATTCCGATCAGACTCGCCTGTCGGACCCCGAACGGCGGGCTGTGGATGCTCTCGCTCTGGTACATCCTGCGAGACGGGGCGCTCCACTGTGCGACCGGCGCCAGCGCGGACGTGGTCCGGTACCTCCGGGCGGACCCGGGCGTCGCCTTCGAGGTGTCGGACAACGAACCGCCGTACTGCGGGGTACGCGGTGCCGGGCAGGTGACCCTCGAGCCGGACGAGGACAAGGAACTCCTGCGTGAGCTGATGGAGCGGTACCTCGGCGGGACCGACCACAGCCTCGGGCAGCGACTCCTCCAGCCGGAGCGCGAGGAGGTCCACCTCCGCATCGAACCCGAGCGGGCCTACACGTGGGACTTCGGCGAGCGGATGGCCGACGTCGTCGCGGAGGCGGACGACTAG
- a CDS encoding SRPBCC family protein, which produces MDAIEASTHLYVPPRDVYEFIQGYEGASEYSPHLEGVEQTGDGGPGTVYHITLSWWKLSWTSASRVTAAEPYERIEWRTTEDVRAKGYWTMAELAPSEVPAAHEVGTELGLRVEFDPTSIRGHRVTRVLPLGRLLERIRPVVVRECEALLSGVANELEGAHREVGYTVHRMPSSLPL; this is translated from the coding sequence GTGGACGCTATCGAGGCCAGTACACACCTGTACGTGCCGCCGCGGGACGTGTACGAGTTCATCCAGGGGTACGAGGGGGCCAGCGAGTACTCGCCACACCTGGAGGGGGTCGAACAGACCGGGGACGGCGGGCCGGGCACCGTCTACCACATCACGCTCTCGTGGTGGAAGCTCTCGTGGACCTCCGCGTCGCGCGTGACCGCGGCCGAGCCGTACGAGCGCATCGAGTGGCGGACCACCGAGGACGTGCGGGCGAAGGGGTACTGGACGATGGCCGAACTCGCTCCCTCGGAGGTGCCCGCCGCCCACGAGGTCGGGACGGAACTCGGCCTGCGCGTGGAGTTCGACCCCACCTCCATCCGCGGCCACCGCGTCACCCGCGTGTTACCGCTCGGGCGGTTGCTGGAGCGGATCCGCCCCGTCGTCGTCCGCGAGTGTGAGGCGTTGCTGTCGGGCGTCGCCAACGAACTGGAGGGCGCACACCGGGAGGTGGGCTACACCGTCCACCGGATGCCGTCGTCGCTGCCGCTCTAG
- a CDS encoding ABC transporter ATP-binding protein — MSEPILTLEDVNSYYGNSHVVFDLDIEIEQNEVVALLGRNGAGKTTTLRTITGTVPRREGTIEFRGEDISSSSVDDISKKGIKLVPEDRRIFPTLTVMENLQVAHDSAVDPRPIEDMFEVFPKLEELQENKGRNLSGGEQQMLSVSRALVQNPDLLLLDEPTEGLAPVIVDDLRDVFEEVVSEDVTVLITEQNVDFALNLSERAYIIEKGANAWEGTIEELEDNEELLEEYLSVGGESGQGGEPASTD, encoded by the coding sequence ATGAGCGAACCCATACTCACGCTAGAGGACGTGAACTCCTACTACGGGAACAGCCACGTCGTCTTCGACCTGGATATCGAGATCGAACAGAACGAAGTCGTCGCCCTGCTCGGCCGGAACGGGGCGGGCAAGACAACCACCCTGCGTACCATCACCGGTACCGTCCCGCGGCGCGAGGGTACCATCGAGTTCCGCGGGGAGGACATCTCCTCGAGTTCCGTCGACGACATCTCCAAGAAGGGAATCAAACTCGTCCCGGAGGACCGCCGTATCTTCCCCACGCTGACCGTGATGGAGAACCTGCAGGTGGCTCACGACTCGGCCGTCGACCCGCGGCCGATCGAGGACATGTTCGAGGTGTTCCCGAAACTCGAGGAGCTGCAGGAGAACAAGGGCCGGAACCTCTCCGGTGGCGAGCAGCAGATGCTCTCCGTCTCGCGGGCGCTCGTCCAGAATCCCGACCTCCTGTTGCTCGACGAGCCGACCGAGGGGCTCGCGCCCGTCATCGTCGACGACCTCCGTGACGTGTTCGAGGAGGTCGTCAGCGAGGACGTGACCGTGCTCATCACCGAGCAGAACGTGGATTTCGCGCTCAACCTCTCCGAGCGCGCCTACATCATCGAGAAGGGCGCCAACGCGTGGGAGGGTACCATCGAGGAGTTAGAGGACAACGAGGAGCTCCTCGAGGAGTACCTCTCGGTCGGCGGCGAGAGCGGGCAGGGCGGGGAGCCCGCCAGCACAGATTAG
- a CDS encoding ABC transporter ATP-binding protein, whose protein sequence is MTTVLETKELRREFGLLVANDDVTVSIDDDEITSIIGPNGAGKTTFYTMLAGQLKPTSGSIRLRPREGADIETDEDGLVEITGKEPYIINRLGLARAYQINNVFDGLTVRDNIRIARISRDGRTNDLRAIATADPELNEGVDRIIELTRLEEFADKKCDNLSHGDKRKVEIALALATDPSVVLLDEPTAGMNATETRKMVDLVRELDKETDTTFVLTEHDMEVVLGISDRILVLDGGSLIAEGTPEEVMANERVREAYLGSEAQ, encoded by the coding sequence ATGACGACCGTGCTCGAGACGAAGGAGCTCCGCCGGGAGTTCGGGCTCCTCGTCGCCAACGACGACGTCACCGTCTCCATCGACGACGACGAGATCACGAGCATCATCGGCCCGAACGGAGCCGGCAAGACCACGTTCTACACGATGTTGGCTGGTCAGCTGAAGCCCACCTCCGGGAGCATCCGACTCCGCCCGCGCGAGGGGGCCGACATCGAGACAGACGAGGACGGTCTCGTCGAGATAACGGGGAAGGAACCGTACATCATCAACCGACTCGGTCTCGCCCGTGCCTACCAGATCAACAACGTGTTCGACGGGCTGACGGTGCGGGACAACATCCGCATCGCCCGCATCTCGCGGGACGGCCGGACGAACGACCTCCGTGCCATCGCGACGGCGGACCCCGAGCTGAACGAAGGGGTCGACCGAATCATCGAACTCACGCGACTCGAGGAGTTCGCCGACAAGAAGTGCGATAATCTCTCGCACGGCGACAAGCGGAAGGTCGAGATCGCGCTGGCGCTGGCGACCGACCCCTCGGTCGTCCTGCTGGACGAGCCGACCGCCGGGATGAACGCCACGGAGACCCGGAAGATGGTCGACCTGGTGCGCGAGCTCGACAAGGAGACCGACACGACGTTCGTGCTCACCGAGCACGACATGGAGGTCGTCCTCGGCATCTCCGACCGCATCCTCGTCCTCGACGGCGGGTCCCTCATCGCCGAGGGGACCCCGGAAGAAGTGATGGCCAACGAACGCGTTCGCGAGGCGTACCTCGGGAGTGAAGCACAATGA
- a CDS encoding branched-chain amino acid ABC transporter permease: MVDIGLVGDQIVTGLSIGSRLFLVAVGLSLIFGVLEILNFAHGALFMIGAYVGIVTIESAVGSFWLGVILAGLAVGVVGIALEAGFIRRIYDRPELDQLLLTFAFVLILTDVIRTIFGSGSRSVDGPAILQFSLDLPAGLSIPGYRAFVILMSVLVLAGLFVVLRTTNIGRVVRATSSDRDMAQLLGINVPRLYTGVFFVGCVLAGIGGALAAPLQSVSPELGNQVIINAFVVVVIGGLGSFTGAFVGAYLIGLLVALGSLVIAGAGELFPFVAMILVLLFRPEGLFGGANA; this comes from the coding sequence ATGGTAGACATTGGCCTGGTAGGGGACCAGATAGTGACTGGCCTCAGTATCGGGAGCCGCCTCTTCCTCGTGGCGGTTGGCCTGAGCCTGATCTTCGGGGTACTGGAGATTTTGAACTTCGCCCACGGGGCCCTGTTCATGATCGGGGCCTACGTCGGCATCGTGACGATAGAGAGTGCCGTCGGGAGCTTCTGGCTCGGCGTCATCCTCGCGGGACTGGCCGTGGGGGTGGTCGGCATCGCGCTGGAGGCGGGGTTCATCCGCCGGATATACGACCGACCGGAACTGGACCAACTCCTGTTGACGTTCGCGTTCGTGCTCATCCTGACCGACGTGATCAGAACCATCTTCGGTTCGGGATCGAGGTCGGTCGACGGGCCGGCGATACTCCAGTTCTCGCTCGACCTGCCCGCCGGCCTGTCCATCCCGGGCTACCGAGCGTTCGTCATCCTGATGTCCGTCCTCGTGCTCGCCGGACTGTTCGTCGTCCTCCGGACGACCAACATCGGTCGCGTCGTCCGTGCCACGTCCTCGGACCGTGACATGGCACAGCTGCTCGGCATCAACGTCCCGCGGCTCTACACCGGCGTCTTCTTCGTCGGCTGTGTGCTCGCGGGTATCGGTGGTGCACTAGCTGCCCCGCTCCAGTCGGTCTCCCCGGAGCTGGGTAACCAGGTCATCATCAACGCCTTCGTCGTCGTCGTCATCGGTGGGCTGGGCTCGTTCACCGGTGCGTTCGTGGGCGCGTACCTCATCGGCCTGCTCGTCGCGCTGGGGAGCCTAGTCATCGCCGGGGCCGGGGAGCTGTTCCCGTTCGTCGCGATGATTCTCGTGTTGCTGTTTCGTCCGGAGGGGCTCTTCGGGGGGGCGAACGCATGA
- a CDS encoding ABC transporter substrate-binding protein has protein sequence MSNNDNSRGSSGTNRRRFLAGAGAASVAGLAGCLDSITGGSGGEGPIRLGGVYLLSGVAEALGAASAAAAEVAVDVINENGGILDREVEIQFRDHGQNPQQQIRSLVQEENVDAMLGLTSSGVTLASGPTIEQLGVPFTLTDIGTPFPTEHDVDTYGDYYEDENGTAAGIPNLFRTNANTSTTTYGIAKWAADNLDATRVANIGPDYAYGTQTWDYFKAYSDGLGADYEYVESVFPSLGASDMTPQINQVLNADPDIVFTSFWAGDVTTFVGQAVEQGLFEQVDDVFDTIGADPTVFSALGDTMPEGFHYSGWYWHSAYDNENNQRFLDAYADAYEDDSETISIPSFTGGSTWAAVFIYKQAMEAAGSTNPDDVISEMEGLTFAEDPRGSITLDADSHQATAPMVIGETSRDDDVPYDGVGLTNTETYTLDRSTATDLLEGSDLPPGV, from the coding sequence ATGTCGAACAATGACAATAGTCGGGGAAGCAGCGGAACGAACCGACGACGCTTCCTCGCTGGTGCGGGGGCGGCGTCGGTCGCTGGACTCGCGGGGTGTCTGGACAGTATCACTGGGGGCAGCGGTGGAGAAGGTCCCATCAGGCTGGGCGGCGTCTATCTCCTCTCCGGCGTCGCGGAGGCGCTCGGGGCGGCCTCGGCGGCGGCCGCGGAGGTCGCCGTGGACGTCATCAACGAGAACGGTGGAATCCTCGACCGCGAGGTCGAGATCCAGTTCCGTGACCACGGACAGAACCCCCAGCAGCAGATTCGCAGTCTGGTCCAGGAAGAGAACGTCGACGCGATGCTCGGGCTGACCTCCTCGGGTGTGACGCTGGCCTCGGGGCCGACCATCGAGCAACTGGGCGTGCCGTTCACACTGACCGACATCGGGACGCCGTTCCCGACGGAACACGACGTCGACACGTACGGCGACTACTACGAGGACGAGAACGGTACCGCCGCCGGGATCCCCAACCTGTTCCGGACGAACGCCAACACCTCTACCACCACCTACGGGATAGCCAAGTGGGCAGCGGACAACCTCGACGCGACCCGTGTGGCCAACATCGGGCCCGACTACGCCTACGGGACCCAGACGTGGGACTACTTCAAGGCGTACTCCGACGGGCTCGGCGCGGACTACGAGTACGTCGAGAGCGTGTTCCCGAGTCTCGGGGCCTCGGACATGACTCCGCAGATCAACCAGGTGCTCAACGCGGACCCGGACATCGTGTTCACCTCCTTCTGGGCGGGGGACGTCACCACCTTCGTCGGGCAGGCCGTGGAACAGGGGCTGTTCGAGCAGGTCGACGACGTGTTCGACACCATCGGGGCCGACCCGACCGTGTTCAGCGCACTCGGTGACACGATGCCCGAGGGGTTCCACTACTCGGGCTGGTACTGGCACTCGGCCTACGACAACGAGAACAACCAGCGGTTCCTCGATGCGTACGCGGACGCCTACGAGGACGACAGCGAGACCATCAGCATCCCCTCGTTCACCGGCGGGAGCACGTGGGCGGCCGTCTTCATCTACAAGCAGGCGATGGAGGCCGCCGGCAGCACGAACCCGGACGACGTCATCTCCGAGATGGAGGGACTCACGTTCGCGGAGGACCCGCGAGGGTCCATCACGTTGGACGCGGACAGCCACCAGGCGACCGCCCCGATGGTCATCGGCGAGACCAGCCGGGACGACGACGTCCCCTACGACGGCGTCGGTCTGACGAACACCGAGACGTACACCCTAGACCGGAGCACCGCGACCGACCTGCTCGAGGGGAGCGATCTCCCGCCGGGCGTCTAA
- a CDS encoding branched-chain amino acid ABC transporter permease, giving the protein MSVGARERLLEGGRTNVVLAVLAVLAIVAPFVIGSFQTALLAEILMLAVFATAFNLLYGYTGLLSFGHAMFVATAAYVVAKVFRMVGPELGLGAFGGLEVLATLVVAILLGTLFTTLLAVGIGYLSVQLTEIYFAMITLSFSMAIYVIFNQDILQQLAEAAGLSGLAGLVETNGSDGLTISFNALGEIDLFGFTFQLVDITNFIAVYFVSLILFVLTMYAMWRVVNSPFGMTCKAIRENPGRAEALGIDVTRHSWKTFILSGGFSGVAGSMIAVIQSGALPNLAYWSFSAEPVIMTVIGGPTYFIGPVLGAFTFRYLRWTIDALGFGANWQFLFGTLLLVVVLFAQGGVAGALTRVRDRILGGGGEDSVPEADPTVESSD; this is encoded by the coding sequence ATGAGTGTCGGAGCCAGAGAACGCCTGCTCGAGGGCGGACGCACGAACGTGGTGTTGGCAGTCTTGGCTGTGCTGGCGATCGTCGCCCCGTTCGTCATCGGGTCGTTCCAGACGGCGCTGTTGGCTGAGATACTGATGCTGGCCGTGTTCGCCACGGCGTTCAACCTCCTGTACGGATATACGGGGCTGCTCTCGTTCGGCCACGCGATGTTCGTCGCAACGGCGGCCTACGTGGTCGCGAAGGTGTTCAGGATGGTCGGCCCGGAGCTCGGGCTGGGTGCGTTCGGCGGGCTCGAGGTGCTGGCGACGCTCGTCGTCGCCATCCTGCTCGGGACGCTCTTCACGACGCTGCTGGCGGTCGGAATCGGCTACCTCAGCGTCCAGCTCACGGAGATCTACTTCGCGATGATCACGCTGTCGTTCAGCATGGCGATCTACGTGATCTTCAACCAGGACATCCTCCAGCAGCTCGCGGAGGCGGCCGGGCTGAGCGGTCTGGCGGGGCTGGTCGAGACGAACGGCTCCGACGGGCTCACCATCTCGTTCAACGCACTGGGTGAGATCGACCTGTTTGGATTCACCTTCCAGCTCGTCGACATCACCAACTTCATCGCGGTCTACTTCGTCAGCCTGATCCTGTTCGTGCTGACGATGTACGCGATGTGGCGCGTCGTCAACTCCCCGTTCGGGATGACCTGCAAGGCCATCCGCGAGAACCCGGGGAGGGCCGAGGCGCTCGGTATCGACGTCACCCGTCACTCCTGGAAGACGTTCATCCTCAGCGGTGGGTTCTCCGGCGTCGCCGGGTCGATGATCGCCGTCATCCAGAGCGGTGCGCTGCCGAACCTGGCCTACTGGTCGTTCTCCGCCGAGCCGGTCATCATGACCGTCATCGGCGGGCCGACCTACTTCATCGGCCCCGTGCTGGGCGCGTTCACCTTCAGGTACCTGCGGTGGACCATCGACGCCCTCGGGTTCGGTGCCAACTGGCAGTTCCTCTTCGGGACGCTCCTGCTCGTCGTCGTCCTGTTCGCACAGGGCGGGGTCGCCGGAGCCCTCACCCGCGTCCGAGACCGGATTCTCGGCGGGGGGGGAGAGGATTCCGTGCCGGAGGCCGACCCGACCGTCGAGAGTTCGGACTGA
- a CDS encoding DUF7537 family lipoprotein encodes MRWLVVTLVLVLAGCGGYGAPTADPRTTTVTPAPVPAATPAPSATTLAPGLGTGGVFDAGRLAAAHADALAGRSFTLNRTDSRYVNGTLSQRDTSLLQYATGRERFRYDLRQTDRRGGANATSRIERYADGERVFVAVTRGNETRYDLLRSSDGSASAPTLVFPENATNERGIARLFVLIDTEVTGERTVDGRSVYRLASPSPQTVPPLRNISFVANVTETGLVRDYRVSYDVVRSGRQVRVVTHTSYRGVGETTVPEPPWLGRAEAALRNGTDTSTLTRRDGGVLSAVPDA; translated from the coding sequence ATGCGCTGGCTCGTCGTGACACTGGTCCTCGTCCTCGCCGGATGTGGTGGCTACGGCGCCCCCACGGCTGACCCGAGGACAACGACGGTGACGCCGGCCCCCGTCCCGGCCGCGACACCAGCACCGAGTGCGACCACGCTGGCACCGGGGCTCGGGACCGGGGGCGTGTTCGACGCCGGTCGGCTCGCTGCGGCCCACGCCGACGCGCTCGCCGGCCGCTCGTTCACGCTGAATCGGACCGACAGCCGGTACGTGAACGGGACGCTCTCCCAGCGCGATACGAGTCTCCTCCAGTACGCCACTGGTCGCGAGCGGTTCCGCTACGACCTGCGACAGACCGACCGGCGCGGCGGGGCGAACGCGACCAGCCGCATCGAACGCTACGCCGACGGCGAGCGGGTGTTCGTCGCCGTCACGCGGGGGAACGAGACGCGCTACGACCTCCTGCGTTCGAGCGACGGGTCGGCGTCCGCCCCGACGCTGGTGTTCCCCGAGAACGCCACCAACGAACGCGGTATCGCGCGTCTGTTCGTCCTCATCGACACGGAGGTGACCGGCGAGCGGACCGTCGACGGCCGGAGCGTCTACCGGCTGGCGAGCCCCAGCCCGCAGACGGTGCCGCCGCTGCGCAACATCTCGTTCGTCGCGAACGTGACCGAGACGGGCCTGGTCCGAGACTACCGGGTGTCGTACGACGTGGTCCGGTCGGGGCGGCAGGTCCGGGTCGTCACACACACGAGCTACCGGGGGGTCGGCGAGACGACAGTGCCCGAACCCCCGTGGCTCGGCCGGGCGGAGGCGGCACTCCGGAACGGGACCGACACGTCGACGCTGACCCGGCGCGACGGCGGCGTGCTCAGCGCAGTTCCCGACGCTTGA
- a CDS encoding acyl-CoA synthetase produces MTYHVTLDGETYEDARESFEWDVPDDYNAAHDLVGKHDDPKARIALFQAYPDGRRETYTFHDLDRLSDRVAAGLAALGVEEGDRVGVVLPQKPANPLTHLACWKLGAVSIPLSVLFGPDGLSYRLDDADAKVAVVDEAVLGAVDEAREACPALEHVVAVDADEGAGDHPFTSLREHDGSYDRAETGPDTPATVLYTSGSTGPPKGVLHGHALWLGHCPAFQMYFERDLSASVCWTPADWAWIGALGDLLFPAWHYGRPVLGYPMAGFDSGTAYSLLAEFGVTDAFLPPTAIRMLMDVDRPTERYDLDLKAVCSGGEPLTPEILDWAADELDGVAVNELYGQTEANLLVTNCRQWFPAQAGSMGKPVPGHDVAVVDPETGAVRETGEVGEIAVSRGDDPVVFQEYLNKPEKTAAARLEAADGRGDWHLTGDLGRQDEDGYLWFKARDDDLIVTAGYRVGPGEVESAILEHPKVEQVGVVGVPDETRGEVIKAVVQPVAGVPGDDALREELKQLVRDRLAKHEYPRLVEFRETLPQTTTGKIKRRELR; encoded by the coding sequence ATGACCTACCACGTCACGCTCGACGGCGAGACGTACGAGGACGCCCGCGAGTCCTTCGAGTGGGACGTCCCCGACGACTACAACGCGGCCCACGACCTCGTCGGGAAACACGACGACCCGAAGGCCCGCATCGCGCTGTTCCAGGCGTACCCCGACGGCCGACGCGAGACGTACACCTTCCACGACCTCGACCGGCTCTCGGACCGTGTGGCGGCTGGCCTCGCGGCCCTCGGTGTCGAGGAGGGCGACCGCGTGGGCGTCGTCCTCCCGCAGAAACCCGCGAACCCGCTGACCCACCTCGCCTGCTGGAAACTCGGTGCCGTCTCCATCCCCCTCTCCGTGTTGTTCGGTCCGGACGGCCTCTCCTACCGGCTGGACGACGCCGACGCGAAGGTGGCCGTCGTCGACGAGGCCGTCCTCGGCGCCGTCGACGAGGCCCGCGAGGCGTGTCCCGCGCTCGAACACGTCGTCGCCGTGGACGCCGACGAGGGGGCCGGCGACCACCCGTTCACCTCCCTCCGCGAGCACGACGGCAGCTACGACCGGGCCGAGACCGGCCCGGACACGCCCGCCACCGTCCTCTACACCTCCGGATCGACCGGACCCCCGAAAGGCGTCCTCCACGGCCACGCGCTCTGGCTGGGCCACTGTCCGGCGTTCCAGATGTACTTCGAGCGCGACCTCTCGGCGTCGGTCTGCTGGACGCCCGCCGACTGGGCGTGGATCGGTGCGCTCGGCGACCTCCTGTTCCCGGCGTGGCACTACGGCCGGCCCGTCCTCGGCTACCCGATGGCCGGGTTCGACTCGGGGACGGCCTACTCCCTGCTGGCGGAGTTCGGCGTCACCGACGCGTTCCTCCCGCCGACGGCCATCCGGATGCTGATGGACGTCGACCGGCCCACCGAGCGGTACGACCTCGACCTGAAGGCCGTCTGCTCGGGTGGCGAACCGCTCACCCCCGAGATTCTGGACTGGGCGGCCGACGAACTCGACGGGGTGGCGGTGAACGAACTCTACGGGCAGACCGAGGCGAACCTGCTGGTGACGAACTGCCGACAGTGGTTCCCCGCGCAGGCCGGGTCGATGGGCAAGCCCGTGCCGGGTCACGACGTGGCGGTGGTGGACCCAGAGACGGGCGCCGTCCGCGAGACGGGCGAGGTGGGCGAGATCGCCGTCAGCCGTGGCGACGACCCCGTCGTCTTCCAGGAGTACCTGAACAAGCCCGAGAAGACGGCGGCGGCGCGACTCGAGGCGGCCGATGGACGAGGCGACTGGCACCTCACCGGCGACCTCGGCCGGCAGGACGAGGACGGCTACCTCTGGTTCAAGGCGCGCGACGACGACCTCATCGTCACCGCCGGCTACCGCGTCGGCCCCGGCGAGGTCGAGAGCGCCATCCTCGAGCACCCGAAGGTCGAACAGGTCGGGGTCGTCGGCGTCCCCGACGAGACCCGCGGCGAGGTGATCAAGGCCGTCGTCCAGCCGGTCGCGGGCGTCCCGGGCGACGACGCGCTCCGCGAGGAGCTCAAACAGCTCGTCCGTGACCGCCTCGCGAAACACGAGTACCCTCGTCTCGTCGAGTTCCGCGAGACGCTCCCGCAGACGACGACCGGGAAGATCAAGCGTCGGGAACTGCGCTGA
- a CDS encoding DNA-directed DNA polymerase II small subunit, with protein sequence MPLEEAATVARRLASLGFNAEREAVTLLARASETEAALLAVVESVPEDAVKITADHVRRVLDDDPVPDPPAVGNDDTSVSTGTENTQESYTATESAAETEGSVDRSSDGPTDAAPTPDPSATAETTGTTGATNGGAAAAESVRNTDRSKRSVEVAGDMTGRSTGTGEYKDFVATFRDRYERLSGTLKGRVKHRPARSLQQDPGGTDAGMVGMVADISSTSGGHWIIDLEDTTGVFPCLVMKDKPAAELVDEILLDEVIAVSGSLSEKSGDDRGILFVDAIHFPDVPHTFQPKTADRHVRAALISDVHVGSQEFMADAWERFADWLHTEDAAEVEYLLIAGDMVEGIGVYPNQDEELDVIDIYDQYELFAEHLKSVPGDVEIVMIPGNHDAVRLAEPQPAFDEELRDIMSAHDARIVSNPSTVTVEGVSVHMYHGVSLDEVIAELPAEKASYDEPHKAMYQLLKKRHVAPQFGGRTRLAPEERDYLVMEEVPAIFHTGHVHKLGYGKYRNVLAVNSGCWQEQTGFQQSVGIEPDHAYAPVVDLDTLDLTVYNFN encoded by the coding sequence GTGCCACTGGAGGAGGCCGCGACGGTCGCCCGCCGCCTCGCGAGTCTCGGCTTCAACGCCGAGCGCGAGGCGGTGACGCTGCTCGCCCGCGCGTCGGAGACCGAGGCCGCCCTCCTCGCCGTCGTCGAGTCGGTGCCCGAGGACGCGGTGAAGATCACCGCCGACCACGTCCGGCGCGTCCTCGACGACGACCCCGTCCCCGACCCGCCCGCCGTCGGAAACGACGATACCTCTGTTTCGACTGGAACCGAAAACACGCAAGAATCATATACTGCAACGGAATCCGCAGCAGAAACGGAGGGGTCTGTGGACCGTTCGTCGGACGGTCCCACGGACGCCGCGCCGACCCCCGACCCGAGCGCCACGGCCGAGACGACCGGGACCACGGGCGCCACGAACGGCGGGGCGGCCGCCGCCGAGTCGGTCCGGAACACCGACCGCTCGAAGCGCTCGGTCGAGGTCGCCGGCGACATGACCGGCCGCTCGACCGGGACCGGCGAGTACAAGGACTTCGTCGCCACGTTCCGCGACCGCTACGAGCGGCTCTCCGGGACGCTCAAGGGGCGCGTGAAACACCGGCCCGCCCGCTCGCTCCAGCAGGACCCCGGCGGCACCGACGCCGGGATGGTCGGGATGGTCGCCGACATCTCCTCGACCTCGGGCGGGCACTGGATCATCGACCTCGAGGACACGACCGGCGTGTTCCCCTGTCTGGTGATGAAGGACAAGCCCGCGGCCGAACTCGTCGACGAGATACTGCTCGACGAGGTCATCGCCGTCTCCGGGAGCCTCTCGGAGAAGTCCGGCGACGACCGGGGCATCCTGTTCGTCGACGCCATCCACTTCCCCGACGTCCCTCACACGTTCCAGCCGAAGACCGCCGACCGACACGTCCGCGCGGCGCTCATATCGGACGTCCACGTCGGCTCACAGGAGTTCATGGCCGACGCGTGGGAGCGCTTCGCCGACTGGCTCCACACCGAGGACGCCGCCGAGGTCGAGTACCTCCTCATCGCCGGCGACATGGTCGAGGGCATCGGCGTCTACCCGAACCAGGACGAGGAACTGGACGTCATCGACATCTACGACCAGTACGAACTGTTCGCGGAGCACCTGAAGTCGGTCCCCGGTGACGTGGAGATCGTGATGATCCCGGGGAACCACGACGCCGTCCGGCTCGCCGAACCCCAGCCCGCCTTCGACGAGGAGTTGCGGGACATCATGTCCGCCCACGACGCCCGCATCGTCTCGAACCCCTCCACCGTCACCGTCGAGGGCGTCTCGGTCCACATGTACCACGGCGTCTCGCTCGACGAGGTCATCGCCGAACTCCCAGCCGAGAAGGCCTCCTACGACGAACCGCACAAGGCGATGTACCAGCTCCTGAAGAAGCGCCACGTCGCCCCCCAGTTCGGCGGGCGGACCCGCCTCGCGCCGGAGGAACGCGACTACCTCGTGATGGAGGAGGTGCCCGCCATCTTCCACACCGGCCACGTCCACAAACTCGGCTACGGGAAGTACCGGAACGTCCTCGCCGTCAACTCGGGCTGTTGGCAGGAACAGACCGGCTTCCAGCAGTCCGTCGGTATCGAACCGGACCACGCGTACGCGCCGGTCGTCGACCTCGACACCCTCGATCTGACCGTCTACAACTTCAACTGA